TGGaattaaaaatattgaattgcTTCGATCCGGATATCAACAAtttgatcataaatttattgACTTGGACGAAGTGTACTGAAAATCAAACACTGACAACATGACTCTTTGTCACTACTTAACAAAATTAATCCCAAAGAAGAGCGTTGATCATCAAAACATGTTTACAGCCAGAAACTTCCAGTGGCAACCACACAACAATCGCCACCAATTTATCGTCCATGCGGACTCTTGTTACGTTCAGCTAAATTAGTGATGTTCAGCGTTGATGAAATGTAGTTCATAGTTGTGATGAACATTCTCAAAGATTTTAGCttaataaaagaaaacatgGCCAAAGATTTTCAACCGAGCAAGTCTACAACTTGCAAGGGAAACTGACCTACATTCATCGTCTGGTAGCATTCCCCCCCCTTTCTTGCACTGAGACACTGCCTATTAGACATAAGACAGGTACTGACCTGCATTCATCGTCTGGTAgcatttttttgccttttcttgCACTAAGACACTGCCTATTAGACATAAGACAGGTACATTCGCACTTCTTTTCATCTAAGGTAAATGGCGACGGACATCGTTTACACTCACAACGACACGTCGTTGGATTCCAAATTTTTCCACCTCTGCATGGCATACGAGGAGTTGGACAAACTGTCGTCCTGGGTTGACACGAACATTCTGTGTCAGATGAAACCCTTCGAAGCTGTGGTTGTGGCGTAATAAACTGAAAGAAAAGTGAATAGACTTCCGGGTGGTATAGGTTTTAAGCATCATCAATATCAACGAAACAATTCTTACAGAATTATAATATAGCAATTTAAGAATGAATAAAGAGCATCTCTCTCATAAGAATAATGACAATAACTATTTTGACATGGCTGGATGAAAACCTTTGATTTCGACCTGTTAGTGGTCGGTATCTTTACACTGCCTTTACATTCAGTAACTATATTCGTATCCATTACATTAAGCTTCACAAGTTTCTATCATAAATATTTCCCATCTTCCTACCATCATCGGTATGTTTTTTCTTCCTCCTGCTACTGGCGCACACTCTTCCAGGCCTTTACAACAACCACTGTTTTTACATCTTTTGACGAGAACGCATTCTGGAAATATGGTTGAAGAAAATCCTCTTGGGATTCCAAATTCTTTGTAGACATCGACGATGGTATCACGGGGTTGACAAACGGCTTCCTCCATTTCTCTGTTTATCATTTCCCATGCTGCATCGGAAAAAGGGATGAACAGTTTAGATCATGACAGAGACAGGGAGAAAAGCAAGGCAGAGGAAAGGCGACAAACGATCATATACGTATTTATTTTACATCGTTTTCATACAGAATATAGCATTCTAGTGACGTCGAGAGCTAATCGGTTATTATGAATCGAAAACTACATTGGATAGTTAAATATGTTCAGTGTGAATTACCGTTGAGAATAGGTCCACGACCTCGTCttaatcttttatttttattcaatgtACTGTTTAAGACCAGTTCTTGCCAGACTTCCTGTGGATTTCTGTCTGGAAAAAATACTAGAAGAAAATCTTCAGCCGTTGAAACATTCTGTATTCTTCGAGCGAGTTCTTCGTCGTAAATCTAAAATGGTAGGTGCgaaaaaaatcatgtcaaaatagaaTGTCGATGTCTGAAGTAAATTGGCGTGTGTATTTCATAGAAATTATCTGAAATGAGTTTGAGGCAGATTTCTTTAAATGCTGAAGTATGAAAATATCATTGTGCTAAATATTGTCGTATCTGCATGAGAGGTCGTTGATGCGCGTCAATACTATCGTACAGTCTGTATGAAGTGATAATGCCTGCTAGCTAGTCTCTCTAGGAATgctgttatttttgaaataacacTTGCAGAGCATTTTCTCAACATGAAAATATGTGTTATGTGTAAATTGATTTTGTGAGACTATGAGATATTTCCTTCCATTTTTACTTCATCGATTTTATAAATATTGAGAACATCTGATGTTTATCGAGATAAAATTTAACTAATGAAAAAATGATTAATTTCTAAATcaaaccaaaattttaattaatCACGACACAAAACTTTCCCTCTCATAGCATCACACAACAGCGATTTATGTTAGCTTGACAATATAATAGATTTGACGATACAGATAATTAACATGTTTCCATAGCAATGTCATGGGGTTGATGTTCCATGAGTGCGTTCCGATCAATACCATCACATCTACAAATTATCATTCCTTTCTAACTGTTTGTTCTCCTACACTATTAATCTTGACATATAACAATCACTAAGTACTATGATTTACTTCAAGTTTTTAAGTATATGATGAAATGTAATGCTCATTTGCGATTCAAGTTCTAAGCCAGGGAATTGGAGTCATTGCAGTGACGTTAATAACTCTggaaatattacatttgtgcTTAACCAACTCTCTATATATACtatattttcttgaaaatgttgatcaaGATTGGTCTAGATGCTGTCTTGAAGCCACGACTGAAGATTACGTCCAGTTGGCTTCTTGAACTTTATACTTCTGACTTGTGAATAGTAACATATGTTTTGTGTTATAGTTCCAGGGAACCAAGTTATTTGACATAAAGACTAAGCAAGTCGCCTTGATAGCCCTGAAGTGTCATACTCAGACTTTATGCATTAGTGTCGGATACCAAGTCGTATGACATGGGCAATCTTTACTCAATGCCCATCACGTATTCTTGGGTAAGCATTTGCATGAGTAACAAGACTGGTTATCTAGTAATCATAATTAGATTGATGACTTCCGTCTTAATTCCCATGATCCTTTGGGTGTCTGCATCAGTCTAGCATGAGCACTTCCTTTACCGTTGTTTGAACACTGACTGAATCTTCTCGAGACGAAGATGTTGCAAACTTGCAAGAGTAGGGAAGAAAACTGGGTGTCTTAAATACACACATGTTAGATATTGCTGTGGCTGTGGCACTGCTCAGAAACAATATTAATTGACACAGCCGCCAAGAGACAATTGACACTATTAAGAAACTAATAACTAGAGGCGCCTTTGTGTATCTGTACCAACAGATCAAAGCAAGAGCAAATTATTCAGACATTTGTACAATTTTTGTTGCATCTATACAGAATGCTAATCAGAAAGTGTTTGTACCATAGGAAACTGCTTTTTGGTAAGGTAGAAGAAAGTGTAATAGTTCGCCATGATAGTCTGTCGTTAGCATGTCAACTTTTCTCTAAGTAGAAAAATCATAAGAGCCCTGCAACTGATATAAAATAGTTGAAATAACGCAAAGAATATATCAATGATAATTTCATAGGGAGCTATCATACGAACCTTAAACGTCACATAAAGCAGTGTTCATTAAGGCTAATCTCCCACTATTTAACGGCGACTTGAGTAGTGATGACCGCTCTACTCGACGGTGCTCAAAGCTTTCCTATACATACTCGCGGCATGGATAATCAAAAACCGCAATTCTGTACAACAGTTGACGAGCAGATGTGGCTTGTCAACTCGATGTTTTGAGGACCAATGATGACGGGGACAACAGTCGAAAAAGAACGATAAACTTAAGCAGCACTTGCTGTTTTGAAATAGAAGAGAAACTTTGGTCTGTAGAACAGGCTTGTTTAATTTGtccaaaataaataaacacccAAAGATTTTGTTCTCAAACAATTTGTTTCACGGACTAAACTGGACCCTGGAAACCAAATTGCGTCCATTCAAATTAGCACTGAAAACCTTAAAATCAGACAAACATGACATAACATCGAGGTTATTTGAAGATCAATGTCATCATAGTTTTTTGTGAAGATCAATGTCAGATACATTTATCGCGAGAGAGATGGGACAAATGTGGGAGACAGATGGTAAAGAAAACGCACATTGTATGGAGCGCTTCAGAGTTTGAGACATGCTTACATGCTATTGGCATGGACAGTCGcatttgaaagtaaaaaaagaagaagatAGAACAAGACTGCAGAAGAATTAGCCCACGCTGATCACTTTCACAAATTGACATACTCTTAGGGGGTCCGGTTGCTTCACAACTCACCTGAGGTCCTCTAAGAAAACCCAGTGTCATTTAGGTGAGCAGATGACAGTCAAAAACTGAATTCACACCCCAATCCAAAAACTCTATACGCAAGAATAAAACTAATCAATTTCATCTTACAGATAGAATTATGCATCCTTTACGTTTTACATAGTGCagggtgtttttttttctcagagtttCCCATCTCACAGCATTAAGTCTCGTATTATGTAAACGGGCATCGATACAAACATAAAATATCCTCACTAGTTTATGTACTTGCTGGAAA
This DNA window, taken from Ptychodera flava strain L36383 chromosome 4, AS_Pfla_20210202, whole genome shotgun sequence, encodes the following:
- the LOC139130676 gene encoding vascular endothelial growth factor C-like; the encoded protein is MKRRKLYGSSGPHIPCISSAIPSYYVIAVFLLWLLSSANTIQIYDEELARRIQNVSTAEDFLLVFFPDRNPQEVWQELVLNSTLNKNKRLRRGRGPILNAWEMINREMEEAVCQPRDTIVDVYKEFGIPRGFSSTIFPECVLVKRCKNSGCCKGLEECAPVAGGRKNIPMMFITPQPQLRRVSSDTECSCQPRTTVCPTPRMPCRGGKIWNPTTCRCECKRCPSPFTLDEKKCECTCLMSNRQCLSARKGKKMLPDDECRCVKENNCGIPECKSGDFSLKQCRCI